A part of Fusobacteriaceae bacterium genomic DNA contains:
- a CDS encoding WYL domain-containing protein — translation MKKIRVTVPEDVWRMMKNDIDEFGINNNKLCNYILTELKYNKNLDVDRLLEPLGRPLKRIIQFDLNVSNKEIYYDILRENGVDVEAEYFRELFSLYCAKFKYQRELFIFRDKVKDIVDAVREKKKIKIKTMGKVLTVEPYFIKREEQGDENFLFAWNDEQKAYHNYKLKELEIVSVLDERIRGKDKKYIENVRKNFDPFLGNGNIVKVRLTKAGEALLRSLTASRPRFLKKEGSVWYFETANENAKLYFRQFLEDAEILEPLSLRREIREEYLRVLQLYKE, via the coding sequence ATGAAGAAAATCAGAGTCACCGTGCCCGAAGACGTCTGGCGGATGATGAAAAACGACATCGACGAGTTCGGGATCAACAACAACAAACTCTGCAACTATATCTTGACCGAGCTCAAATACAACAAAAACCTCGATGTGGATAGACTTTTGGAGCCCCTCGGCCGCCCCCTGAAGCGGATCATCCAGTTCGACCTCAATGTCTCCAACAAAGAGATCTACTACGATATCCTGCGGGAAAACGGCGTCGACGTGGAAGCCGAATATTTCCGCGAGCTCTTCAGCCTCTACTGCGCCAAGTTCAAATATCAGCGGGAGCTTTTTATTTTCCGGGACAAGGTCAAGGATATCGTCGACGCGGTCCGGGAAAAGAAAAAAATCAAGATCAAAACCATGGGCAAAGTCCTGACGGTGGAGCCCTATTTTATCAAACGCGAAGAACAGGGCGACGAGAATTTCCTCTTTGCCTGGAACGACGAGCAAAAGGCCTACCACAATTATAAACTGAAGGAATTGGAAATCGTTTCCGTCCTGGACGAGCGGATCCGCGGCAAGGATAAAAAATATATCGAAAATGTCCGCAAAAATTTTGACCCCTTTCTGGGAAACGGCAACATCGTCAAGGTCCGTCTGACGAAGGCAGGCGAGGCACTGCTCCGGAGCCTTACGGCTTCCCGGCCCAGATTTCTCAAAAAAGAAGGCAGCGTTTGGTATTTCGAGACGGCCAACGAAAACGCCAAACTCTATTTCCGGCAGTTCCTGGAGGACGCGGAAATCCTTGAGCCCCTTTCGCTCCGGCGGGAAATCCGGGAGGAATATCTGCGGGTTCTTCAATTGTATAAAGAATAA
- the nrdD gene encoding anaerobic ribonucleoside-triphosphate reductase produces MKRVIKREGNIVPFDGSKIANAITMAFKQNAKPVNRELIDRIVSQITNLDTRILHVEEIQDMVVKKLMSSTEKDIAMSYQSYRTLRTEIRNKEKGIYRQIGELIDASDPQMLTENANKDSKTISVQRDLLAGISSRDYYLHKVLPKHIAAAHEKGEIHIHDLDYLIFRETNCELVNIERMLAGGCNIGNAKMTEANSVEVAVGHIVQIIASVSSNTYGGCSIPYIDRALAPYIKKSFRKHFLKGLKYIERLPEDEIKVIRDFTAIEHGNDALQERWPESWQYASDMTTDSVRQAMQGLEYEINSLSTVNGQTPFTTIGLGTETSWEGRLVQEYVFKTRMEGFGAKKETAIFPKIVFAMTEGLNFDPGDPNWDIAQLAFACMTKSIYPDILFVSREQWENGTVVYPMGCRAFLSQWFDKDGKETYAGRFNMGATSINLPRIAIKNKGDEAGFYKELDRIMEICKENNMFRVHYLEKTQAEMAPILWMSGAMAVKSAGETISDLVRGGYATISIGYIGLSEVSQLLYGKDFSQDEEVYEKTFNILKYMSEKVLQYRKETGVGFAFYATPSESLCDRFARIDRREFGDIEGITDKGYYDNSFHVSSRMNVNMFDKLRMEALGHKYSAGGHISYIETDSLQKNPEAIHSILKYARGVGIHYMGINQPVDKCHKCGFEGEFLATEEGFQCPQCGNKDNDQMNVIRRVCGYLSQPNARPFNEGKQKEIVGRVKHGS; encoded by the coding sequence ATGAAAAGGGTCATTAAAAGAGAGGGGAATATTGTACCCTTTGACGGCAGCAAAATTGCCAATGCGATAACCATGGCGTTCAAGCAGAACGCAAAACCGGTGAACAGGGAGCTCATCGACAGAATCGTCTCCCAGATTACAAACCTGGATACCCGTATCCTGCATGTCGAGGAAATCCAGGACATGGTCGTCAAGAAGCTGATGTCTTCGACCGAAAAGGATATCGCAATGTCTTATCAGAGCTACAGGACATTGCGGACGGAAATCCGGAACAAAGAAAAAGGCATATACCGCCAGATCGGTGAGCTCATTGACGCTTCGGACCCCCAGATGCTGACGGAAAACGCCAACAAGGACAGCAAGACCATTTCCGTGCAACGGGATCTTTTGGCGGGGATCTCGTCCCGGGACTACTACTTGCACAAGGTCCTGCCCAAGCACATCGCGGCGGCCCATGAAAAGGGCGAAATCCATATCCACGACCTCGACTACCTGATTTTCCGGGAGACGAACTGTGAACTGGTCAACATTGAAAGGATGCTGGCCGGCGGCTGTAATATCGGCAACGCCAAAATGACGGAGGCCAATTCCGTCGAGGTGGCCGTGGGCCATATCGTGCAGATCATCGCCTCCGTCTCGTCCAATACCTACGGCGGCTGCTCGATTCCCTACATCGACCGGGCTCTTGCGCCCTACATCAAAAAAAGTTTCCGGAAGCACTTCCTCAAGGGGCTCAAATACATTGAAAGACTGCCGGAAGACGAAATCAAGGTGATCAGAGACTTTACCGCCATTGAGCACGGTAATGACGCCCTGCAGGAACGCTGGCCCGAAAGCTGGCAATACGCCTCGGACATGACGACGGATTCCGTCCGCCAGGCCATGCAGGGGCTGGAATACGAAATCAATTCCCTTTCGACCGTAAACGGCCAGACGCCCTTTACGACCATAGGGCTCGGCACCGAGACGTCCTGGGAAGGCCGGCTCGTCCAGGAATATGTGTTCAAAACCCGTATGGAAGGCTTTGGCGCGAAAAAGGAAACGGCCATATTCCCGAAGATTGTCTTCGCCATGACCGAGGGACTCAATTTCGACCCCGGCGATCCCAACTGGGACATCGCGCAGCTGGCCTTCGCCTGCATGACAAAATCCATTTACCCCGATATTCTCTTTGTTTCCAGAGAGCAGTGGGAAAATGGGACCGTCGTCTATCCCATGGGCTGTCGGGCCTTTCTGTCCCAGTGGTTTGACAAGGACGGCAAGGAAACTTACGCCGGACGGTTCAACATGGGGGCCACGTCCATCAACCTCCCCCGGATCGCCATCAAGAACAAAGGGGACGAGGCCGGATTTTACAAGGAATTGGACCGGATCATGGAGATCTGCAAGGAAAACAACATGTTCCGGGTGCACTATCTCGAGAAGACCCAGGCGGAAATGGCGCCGATCCTCTGGATGTCCGGAGCCATGGCCGTCAAAAGCGCCGGAGAGACCATTTCGGATCTTGTCCGGGGCGGGTACGCCACCATTTCCATCGGATACATCGGCCTTTCCGAAGTCTCCCAGCTCCTGTACGGCAAGGATTTTTCCCAGGATGAGGAAGTCTACGAAAAGACCTTCAATATTTTGAAATATATGAGTGAAAAAGTGCTGCAATACCGGAAGGAAACCGGCGTCGGCTTCGCCTTCTACGCGACGCCCAGCGAATCTCTCTGCGACCGCTTTGCCCGCATCGACAGGCGTGAGTTCGGCGACATCGAGGGGATCACCGACAAGGGTTATTACGACAATTCCTTCCATGTGTCCTCCCGCATGAACGTCAATATGTTCGACAAACTCCGTATGGAAGCTCTCGGGCATAAATACTCGGCCGGCGGCCACATCAGCTATATCGAGACCGATTCTCTGCAGAAAAACCCCGAGGCCATCCATTCCATCCTCAAGTACGCGCGCGGCGTCGGCATCCACTATATGGGCATAAACCAGCCCGTGGACAAATGCCACAAGTGCGGCTTTGAAGGGGAATTTCTGGCGACGGAGGAAGGCTTCCAGTGTCCGCAATGCGGAAACAAGGACAACGACCAGATGAATGTCATCCGGCGGGTTTGCGGCTACCTGAGCCAACCCAACGCCCGGCCCTTCAATGAGGGAAAACAGAAAGAAATCGTCGGTCGCGTCAAACACGGTTCATAA
- the nrdG gene encoding anaerobic ribonucleoside-triphosphate reductase activating protein, translating into MNYSDIKYADMINGEGIRVSLFVSGCGHACEGCFNKVSWDECYGKPFTAATEEEIFSYFEKYGPSLRGLSLLGGDPTYPKNVLPLTTFLKNFKNRFPGKDVWVWSGYTWEQIAANRDLYGLLSLCDVLVDGPFVENLKDITQKWKGSLNQRVIDVKKTIAAGQVVPYGK; encoded by the coding sequence ATGAATTATTCCGATATCAAATACGCCGATATGATCAACGGCGAGGGGATCCGGGTCAGCTTGTTCGTCAGCGGCTGCGGCCACGCCTGCGAGGGCTGTTTCAATAAAGTCTCCTGGGACGAATGTTACGGCAAGCCTTTTACGGCGGCGACCGAAGAGGAGATTTTCAGCTATTTTGAAAAATACGGTCCTTCCCTGAGGGGGCTCTCCCTTTTGGGCGGCGATCCGACCTACCCCAAAAACGTCCTTCCCCTGACGACATTTTTGAAAAACTTCAAAAATCGTTTTCCCGGCAAAGACGTCTGGGTCTGGAGCGGCTATACCTGGGAACAGATTGCCGCAAACCGGGATCTCTACGGCCTGCTCTCTCTCTGCGACGTCCTCGTGGACGGGCCCTTTGTGGAAAATCTGAAAGACATCACGCAAAAATGGAAGGGGAGCCTGAATCAGCGCGTGATCGACGTCAAAAAAACCATCGCGGCCGGACAGGTCGTCCCTTACGGGAAATAA